The uncultured Trichococcus sp. DNA segment TTCATAGCTTTATAGCTTGCGCCGACAATGCCTGCATCGTTAAGGAAATGACAGGGCAGTATTTCTGCCAGCGTCATATTTTTCATGTCCCGGTGCCCTGCCTGCAGCCCTTGCACCCGACGATTTAATTCCTGTATAAAACTTTGATTGGCGCTGATGCCACCGCCGATCAGGACGACCTCCGGATCAAGCGAGACCAATACATTGTAAATGCCGATAGCCAGATGGTCATAAAAAGCATCAATCACAGCTTTGGCCTGCACATCTCCCGCCTCGGCAAGTTTAAAAACAGATTCTCCATCGAGGTTCTGCTGGAGACTCTCTTGGCCGGTTTCATCCAAGTACCGTTGGACCAATCCGGATTGAACCGAACCCGTCAGACTCAAGGATGCCAGCCGGGTGTCGCCATTTAAGATGGGGGCATTGATCATAAAGCCAAACTCCCCAGCTGTCGCATGTGCCCCGCGGTATATGTCATTGTTAATGATGATGGCGCCGCCGATTCCCGTACCCACAACGGCCGTAAAGTAGTTTTTGTAGTCCCGCCCGGCTCCAAGCCATTTTTCAGCCAAAGCCGCACTGTTTGCATCATTCTCGACTGCGACGTGTACCCCCAGTTCTTTTTCCAATATGTCTTTTAAGTGGACACCGTAGAAATCAAAAATCGCCCCTCCCGTTGTCAGGAAGCCTGATTCTTCTACCACGCCCGGCACACTGATGCCAACAGCACTTATTTCATGGGCTTCTTTATAGCTTTCCACAATTTTTTTGATATTTCCGATGATTTCGCTGCCTTCCGGGCTGGTCTTAATTTTGTCTTTGTGCAGGATAGTGCCTTTTTCATCCAGGAGGCCGTATTTGATATTCGTGCCTCCTATATCGATACCAATAAATTTATCCATTGTTTCCCTCGTTCCTGAGCAATATGCGAATGTAGCAACTGGTTTCACCCTAAGGTCACGTGCATGCTTTTCACGTGCTTATTCCTTATATCCCTGGCCTC contains these protein-coding regions:
- a CDS encoding ROK family protein gives rise to the protein MDKFIGIDIGGTNIKYGLLDEKGTILHKDKIKTSPEGSEIIGNIKKIVESYKEAHEISAVGISVPGVVEESGFLTTGGAIFDFYGVHLKDILEKELGVHVAVENDANSAALAEKWLGAGRDYKNYFTAVVGTGIGGAIIINNDIYRGAHATAGEFGFMINAPILNGDTRLASLSLTGSVQSGLVQRYLDETGQESLQQNLDGESVFKLAEAGDVQAKAVIDAFYDHLAIGIYNVLVSLDPEVVLIGGGISANQSFIQELNRRVQGLQAGHRDMKNMTLAEILPCHFLNDAGIVGASYKAMKECGERTLVSGKG